A stretch of the Thiomicrorhabdus indica genome encodes the following:
- a CDS encoding efflux RND transporter periplasmic adaptor subunit: MRWLLLLSFFYSSLSFSQSVQTRPIQDLVFFPVYEFSAEVISQSTSQISSQLSAQLKELSIKEGEVLPAGKVIARLDCRDFEDQLALTKISRNELLANLHLAELQYERLKNLQNRSLTSDASRDEALARKQVLEAQLNSLELQQRMHKRNIERCTIKAPFKGVIVEKMTGVGSWLNPGSPIVSIKQLEQAEIEVRIPLAINNVKTLSNAVWLNIDDSTTRLRLLRQSKALDPQSKMLHVWYKAPEDLLLGQQGVVLVQESISYLPADVLVQRHKQVGVFVVENQVAKFKVIEVAQIGRAAKLPAGWQSLNIVVEGQLGLQDGDRIE; this comes from the coding sequence ATGCGTTGGTTGCTATTACTTTCTTTTTTCTACTCGTCTTTAAGCTTTTCTCAAAGCGTTCAAACACGGCCAATTCAAGACCTAGTATTTTTTCCTGTGTATGAATTTAGCGCTGAAGTCATTTCACAATCAACAAGTCAAATTAGTTCTCAGTTGAGTGCCCAATTGAAAGAGTTGTCTATTAAGGAAGGTGAAGTTTTACCGGCCGGTAAAGTTATTGCGAGATTGGATTGTCGTGATTTTGAAGACCAATTAGCGTTAACTAAAATTTCTCGAAATGAATTATTGGCAAATTTACATTTGGCTGAGTTGCAGTATGAGCGATTAAAAAACTTACAAAACCGTAGTTTGACTTCAGACGCGTCTAGAGATGAAGCACTTGCTCGGAAACAAGTTCTGGAAGCACAACTTAATTCCTTGGAACTACAGCAACGAATGCACAAACGTAACATTGAACGTTGCACAATCAAAGCACCTTTTAAAGGTGTGATTGTTGAAAAAATGACTGGCGTAGGCAGTTGGCTCAACCCCGGTTCGCCTATTGTTTCAATAAAACAGCTGGAACAGGCAGAAATTGAAGTACGCATTCCATTGGCTATTAACAATGTAAAAACTTTATCCAATGCCGTTTGGCTAAATATCGACGACTCAACCACTAGGCTAAGACTTCTTAGACAATCAAAAGCCCTTGATCCCCAGTCAAAAATGCTACACGTTTGGTATAAGGCACCTGAAGATTTATTATTAGGCCAACAAGGCGTAGTGCTGGTTCAAGAATCGATTTCATATTTACCTGCAGATGTTTTAGTGCAAAGGCATAAGCAAGTCGGGGTATTTGTCGTTGAAAATCAGGTTGCTAAATTTAAAGTAATTGAAGTCGCTCAGATTGGACGAGCTGCAAAACTGCCAGCCGGTTGGCAATCATTGAATATCGTGGTGGAAGGTCAGCTGGGTCTGCAAGATGGCGATCGGATTGAATAA
- a CDS encoding F0F1 ATP synthase subunit epsilon, with translation MAVTMQVDVVSAEGSIFSGKAEQVFAQAADGEVGILPHHTQFLSSLKPGAVRVVSGDEEGIFYVNGGIIEIQPSVVTILADTAIRAADLDEAQAEEAKRAAEEAMENAQSETDIARAQIELAEAVGQIQALTKLRDRLQKTGMA, from the coding sequence ATGGCAGTCACAATGCAAGTAGATGTTGTAAGTGCGGAAGGTTCAATCTTCTCTGGTAAAGCAGAGCAAGTTTTCGCACAGGCTGCCGATGGTGAAGTAGGCATCCTACCTCACCACACCCAGTTTTTAAGCTCGCTAAAACCGGGCGCAGTTCGCGTTGTTTCTGGTGACGAAGAAGGTATCTTCTACGTCAACGGTGGCATTATCGAAATCCAACCATCAGTTGTCACTATCCTTGCGGATACAGCAATTCGTGCAGCGGATTTGGATGAAGCACAAGCCGAAGAAGCAAAACGTGCAGCTGAAGAGGCTATGGAAAATGCACAATCAGAAACCGACATCGCTCGTGCTCAGATTGAATTAGCCGAAGCCGTAGGTCAAATTCAAGCACTGACTAAGTTGCGTGATCGCCTACAAAAGACTGGGATGGCTTAA
- the atpD gene encoding F0F1 ATP synthase subunit beta: MMSGKIVQVIGAVVDVEFKGADLPKIYDALKVDATDLTIEVQQQVGDNTVRGIAMGSSDGLKRGMAVTNTGEPISVPVGKATLGRIFDVLGNAIDMAGPVEAEQKMVIHRQAPAFDELAASQDLLETGVKVIDLICPFAKGGKVGLFGGAGVGKTVNMMELIRNIAIEHSGYSVFAGVGERTREGNDFYYEMEESDVLDKVALVYGQMNEPPGNRLRVALTGLTMAEFFRDEGRDVLFFVDNIYRYTLAGTEVSALLGRLPSAVGYQPNLAEEMGQVQERITSTKTGSITSIQAVYVPADDLTDPAPATTFAHLDATVVLNRGIAEQGIYPAIDPLDSTSRQLDPQVVGQEHYDVARNVQQTLQRYKELKDIIAILGMDELSEEDRNLVARARKMQRFFSQPYFVAKVFTGEDGRYVPLKETIRGFKMIASGELDDIPEKAFMYAGDIDEVLENAKKYQG; the protein is encoded by the coding sequence ATTATGAGTGGAAAAATAGTACAAGTAATCGGCGCGGTTGTTGACGTCGAATTCAAAGGTGCTGATTTACCAAAAATCTATGACGCGTTAAAAGTTGATGCAACGGATCTAACGATCGAAGTGCAACAGCAGGTCGGTGATAACACAGTTCGCGGTATCGCGATGGGTTCATCTGACGGTCTTAAGCGTGGCATGGCAGTAACAAATACTGGTGAGCCAATCTCTGTACCAGTAGGTAAAGCAACACTAGGTCGTATTTTCGACGTTCTTGGTAACGCGATTGATATGGCTGGTCCAGTAGAAGCTGAGCAAAAAATGGTTATCCACCGTCAAGCTCCAGCATTTGATGAGCTAGCAGCTTCTCAAGATCTACTAGAAACAGGTGTTAAAGTAATTGACTTGATTTGTCCTTTCGCGAAAGGTGGTAAAGTTGGTCTATTCGGTGGTGCCGGTGTTGGTAAAACCGTAAACATGATGGAGCTTATCCGTAACATCGCTATCGAGCACAGTGGTTACTCTGTATTCGCAGGTGTTGGTGAGCGTACTCGTGAAGGTAACGACTTCTACTATGAAATGGAAGAGTCAGACGTACTTGACAAAGTTGCCCTAGTTTACGGTCAGATGAATGAGCCACCAGGTAACCGTCTACGTGTTGCGTTGACTGGTCTAACAATGGCTGAGTTCTTCCGTGATGAAGGTCGTGATGTTCTATTCTTCGTAGATAACATCTACCGTTACACGCTAGCGGGTACTGAGGTATCTGCACTTCTAGGTCGTCTACCTTCTGCGGTAGGTTACCAACCTAACCTAGCTGAAGAGATGGGTCAGGTTCAAGAGCGTATCACGTCAACTAAGACAGGTTCTATCACATCTATCCAGGCCGTTTACGTTCCTGCGGATGACTTGACTGACCCTGCTCCAGCAACAACGTTTGCTCACTTGGATGCAACAGTAGTACTTAACCGTGGTATCGCGGAACAAGGTATCTACCCAGCAATCGATCCTCTAGACTCTACGTCACGTCAGCTAGACCCACAAGTTGTTGGTCAAGAGCACTATGATGTTGCACGTAACGTTCAGCAAACGCTACAACGTTACAAAGAGTTGAAAGACATCATCGCGATCCTTGGTATGGACGAGCTTTCTGAAGAAGACCGTAACTTAGTTGCGCGTGCTCGTAAGATGCAACGTTTCTTCTCTCAGCCTTACTTCGTAGCGAAAGTCTTCACTGGTGAAGATGGTCGTTATGTTCCACTGAAAGAAACGATTCGTGGATTCAAAATGATCGCATCTGGTGAGCTAGACGATATTCCTGAAAAAGCGTTTATGTACGCTGGGGACATCGACGAAGTTCTAGAGAACGCGAAAAAATATCAAGGGTAA
- the atpG gene encoding F0F1 ATP synthase subunit gamma: MAGGSKEIRAKIKSVTNTKKITKAMEMVAASKMRKAQARMEATQPYVEKVKRVIGHVAGAHPEYKHPYTQVRDSVKRVGLIVVSSDRGLCGGLNSNLFRKILPKMKAWQEAGVEVELALVGNKAKTFFRSYGGNVAASVSDLGDTPHIEDLVGTVKVVLDKFDAGDLDEVHIASNVFVNTMSQDPTVSQLVPLQADDKTDETHWDYLYEPDAPTALDLLMRRYVEATVFGAVVENAACEQGARMIAMKNATDNAGEMINELKLSYNKARQAAITAEISEIVAGTAAV; this comes from the coding sequence ATGGCAGGCGGTAGTAAAGAAATACGGGCGAAAATTAAGTCCGTAACGAATACCAAAAAAATCACCAAAGCCATGGAAATGGTTGCGGCGTCTAAAATGCGTAAAGCGCAAGCTCGCATGGAAGCGACTCAGCCATACGTCGAAAAAGTGAAGAGAGTCATTGGTCACGTAGCCGGTGCTCACCCTGAGTATAAGCATCCTTATACTCAAGTGCGTGACAGCGTCAAACGCGTTGGCTTAATTGTCGTCTCTTCTGATCGAGGTCTTTGTGGTGGTTTAAACTCAAACTTATTCCGTAAGATCTTGCCGAAGATGAAAGCTTGGCAAGAAGCTGGTGTAGAAGTAGAACTAGCATTGGTTGGAAACAAAGCAAAAACATTCTTCCGTTCATACGGTGGTAATGTTGCCGCTTCTGTTTCTGATCTTGGTGATACTCCACACATTGAGGACCTAGTCGGTACAGTAAAAGTTGTTCTAGATAAATTTGATGCCGGTGATTTGGACGAAGTTCATATCGCATCAAACGTGTTTGTAAACACAATGTCTCAAGATCCAACTGTTTCCCAACTGGTTCCATTACAAGCTGATGATAAAACTGACGAAACGCATTGGGATTACCTATATGAGCCAGATGCTCCAACGGCACTGGACTTATTAATGCGTCGTTATGTTGAAGCAACTGTATTTGGTGCAGTCGTTGAAAACGCAGCGTGTGAGCAAGGTGCTCGTATGATTGCGATGAAGAACGCGACTGACAATGCGGGTGAAATGATCAATGAATTGAAGTTGTCTTACAACAAGGCGCGTCAAGCTGCGATCACAGCTGAAATTTCAGAAATCGTTGCTGGTACAGCGGCTGTATAA
- the atpA gene encoding F0F1 ATP synthase subunit alpha, which yields MQLNASEISSLIKDRIAGFDGAAESGSEGTVVSIADGIARVHGVSDVMYGEMVQFDETTFGMALNLERDSIGVVILGEYKHISEGAKVTCTGKILEVPVGPEMMGRVVDGLGRAIDGKGPIDTKVTSPIERIAPGVIDRKSVDQPMMTGIKSIDSMIPVGRGQRELIIGDRQTGKTAIAIDAIISQKDTGVKCVYVAMGQKASTVNNVRRKLEETGAMDNTVIVAANASDPAALQYLAAYAGCAMGEYFRDRGEDALIIYDDLSKQAQAYRQISLLLRRPPGREAFPGDIFYLHSRLLERAARVSEDYVERFTNGEVKGKTGSLTALPIIETQAGDVSAFVPTNVISITDGQIFLETAMFSQGIRPAVNAGLSVSRVGGAAQTKAIKKLGGGIRLDLAQYRELAAFAQFASDLDAATKAQLERGKRVTELMKQKQFSPLTIAEMAASLFSANEGFLDDIEVEKVLDFEAAMHAFLNSSKTDLVATINDGGKWNDDIAADMKAAIEEFKANGVY from the coding sequence ATGCAATTGAATGCCTCTGAAATCAGCAGCCTAATTAAAGACCGCATTGCCGGTTTTGACGGTGCGGCTGAGTCTGGCAGCGAAGGGACAGTCGTTAGCATCGCTGATGGTATCGCACGTGTTCACGGTGTCTCAGACGTAATGTATGGTGAGATGGTTCAATTTGATGAAACTACATTCGGTATGGCGCTTAACCTAGAGCGTGATTCAATCGGTGTGGTAATTCTTGGTGAATACAAGCACATCTCTGAAGGTGCAAAAGTTACTTGTACTGGAAAAATTCTTGAAGTACCAGTCGGTCCAGAAATGATGGGTCGTGTTGTTGACGGTCTAGGCCGTGCAATCGACGGTAAAGGTCCAATCGACACTAAGGTTACTTCACCAATCGAGCGTATCGCTCCTGGTGTAATCGATCGTAAATCAGTTGATCAGCCGATGATGACAGGTATTAAGTCTATCGACTCAATGATTCCTGTAGGTCGTGGTCAGCGTGAGTTGATCATCGGTGACCGTCAGACTGGTAAAACAGCTATTGCAATCGACGCAATCATCTCTCAAAAAGACACTGGTGTTAAGTGTGTTTACGTAGCGATGGGTCAAAAAGCATCTACTGTTAACAACGTTCGTCGTAAACTAGAAGAAACTGGTGCGATGGATAACACGGTTATTGTTGCAGCGAATGCATCTGATCCAGCAGCACTACAATACCTAGCGGCTTACGCTGGTTGTGCGATGGGTGAGTATTTCCGTGACCGTGGTGAAGATGCTTTGATCATTTATGATGATTTATCTAAGCAAGCGCAAGCTTACCGTCAGATTTCACTACTACTTCGTCGTCCACCAGGTCGTGAAGCATTCCCAGGTGACATCTTCTATCTTCATTCTCGTCTACTTGAGCGTGCTGCTCGTGTATCTGAGGACTATGTAGAGCGTTTCACTAACGGTGAAGTAAAAGGTAAGACTGGTTCATTGACTGCTCTTCCAATTATTGAAACTCAAGCCGGTGACGTATCAGCTTTCGTTCCAACTAACGTTATCTCGATCACTGATGGTCAGATCTTCCTTGAAACAGCAATGTTCTCTCAAGGTATCCGTCCTGCGGTTAACGCTGGTCTTTCTGTATCGCGTGTTGGTGGTGCAGCTCAGACTAAAGCGATCAAGAAACTTGGTGGTGGTATCCGTCTTGACCTAGCTCAGTACCGTGAACTTGCGGCCTTCGCACAGTTTGCTTCTGATCTAGATGCAGCAACTAAAGCACAGTTGGAACGTGGTAAGCGTGTCACTGAGCTAATGAAGCAAAAGCAATTCTCTCCGCTAACAATCGCTGAGATGGCTGCTTCTTTGTTCTCTGCTAACGAAGGTTTCCTAGACGATATCGAAGTTGAAAAAGTACTAGATTTCGAAGCTGCTATGCATGCTTTCCTAAACTCAAGTAAAACTGACCTAGTTGCAACCATCAATGATGGTGGTAAGTGGAACGATGATATTGCTGCAGACATGAAAGCAGCTATTGAAGAGTTCAAAGCAAACGGCGTTTACTAA
- a CDS encoding F0F1 ATP synthase subunit delta: MAELMKIARPYAEAVFALAKEEQSLAAWSDQLANLSAIAADQAMQVLMDDPSRSQAEILSVFEAVMGDKLTTQGKNLLAAMAENKRLQALTEVSGQYEALKAEEEKRVRATVVSAFDVTDEQKNKLSAALNAKFDAEVEITYEVDASLVGGIKIMVGDWALDGSAQSQLNKLGAAIAQ; encoded by the coding sequence ATGGCAGAATTAATGAAAATTGCAAGACCTTACGCTGAAGCAGTTTTTGCTCTTGCGAAAGAAGAGCAAAGCCTAGCAGCTTGGTCAGACCAACTTGCAAACTTATCTGCAATTGCTGCAGATCAAGCTATGCAAGTTTTAATGGATGATCCTTCACGCAGCCAAGCAGAAATTCTTTCTGTATTTGAAGCGGTGATGGGTGACAAACTGACCACACAAGGTAAAAACCTGTTAGCTGCAATGGCAGAAAACAAACGTTTACAAGCACTAACTGAAGTATCAGGGCAATATGAAGCTTTGAAGGCCGAAGAAGAAAAACGTGTGCGTGCAACGGTTGTATCCGCTTTTGACGTAACGGATGAGCAGAAGAATAAATTAAGTGCTGCTTTAAATGCTAAGTTTGATGCCGAAGTAGAGATCACATATGAAGTAGATGCTTCATTGGTCGGCGGCATTAAGATTATGGTCGGTGACTGGGCGCTAGATGGCTCAGCACAATCCCAACTGAATAAACTTGGCGCAGCAATCGCCCAATAA
- a CDS encoding F0F1 ATP synthase subunit B — translation MSINATLLIQIIAFVLLIWFVNKVLWGPLSKLMEERQKKIADGLSAAEKGKHELELAEQKAKDVLKDAKAQAQNVLSQAEKRGSEIVEDAKVKATEEAERIKASAQAEIEQEVSRAREQLRQEVATIAVSGAEKILGKEVNAAAHNDMLEALVKQI, via the coding sequence GTGAGTATTAACGCAACGCTTCTCATCCAGATTATTGCATTTGTGCTATTGATCTGGTTTGTGAACAAAGTGCTGTGGGGGCCACTTTCGAAGTTAATGGAAGAGCGTCAGAAGAAAATTGCTGATGGTCTTTCGGCTGCTGAGAAAGGTAAGCATGAGTTAGAGCTAGCTGAACAAAAAGCCAAAGATGTGCTTAAAGATGCTAAAGCTCAAGCTCAAAACGTTCTAAGTCAAGCTGAAAAGCGCGGTTCTGAAATCGTAGAAGATGCGAAAGTAAAAGCAACCGAAGAAGCAGAACGTATCAAAGCTTCCGCCCAAGCAGAAATAGAGCAAGAAGTAAGTCGTGCAAGAGAGCAATTACGTCAAGAAGTGGCGACAATTGCAGTCTCTGGTGCAGAGAAGATTCTAGGAAAAGAAGTTAACGCTGCTGCGCATAACGACATGCTAGAAGCCCTAGTAAAACAAATCTAA
- the atpE gene encoding F0F1 ATP synthase subunit C, with translation MEAQFIADIYAATAIGVGVILAAAGLGSAIGWGLICSKTLEGIARQPEMRPALMTNMFIFAGLMESFPFIILAFAMWFLFANPFVGAMQAAMGA, from the coding sequence ATGGAAGCTCAATTTATTGCGGATATTTATGCTGCTACAGCAATCGGTGTTGGTGTAATCTTGGCTGCTGCTGGTCTGGGTTCAGCTATCGGTTGGGGTCTAATCTGTTCTAAGACTCTAGAAGGTATCGCACGTCAACCTGAAATGCGTCCTGCTTTGATGACTAACATGTTCATCTTCGCTGGTCTTATGGAATCTTTCCCATTCATTATCCTAGCTTTCGCAATGTGGTTCCTATTCGCTAACCCATTCGTTGGTGCAATGCAAGCTGCAATGGGTGCTTAA
- the atpB gene encoding F0F1 ATP synthase subunit A, with protein MGTVEYIQHHLTNNTIGEGFWTFNMDTIVVSFLLGALIIFVAARLGKQLESGTPGGFQNFVESILDFVATNVRDAFPGHNPLIAPLALTIFLWVWLMNFMDLIPVDLLPWLFQIITGDSHAYLKVVPTTDLNTTLAMAFTVFALILYYNIKIKGVWGFTKMFLFHPFGKFFVPFNIVMTLIEEVSKPLSLALRLFGNMFAGELVFLLIALIGGTLAVGAAALFWAPLQVVLDLGWLIFHLLVITLQAFIFMVLTIVYLGMAHDEGH; from the coding sequence ATGGGAACGGTCGAGTATATCCAACACCACTTGACCAATAACACCATCGGGGAAGGTTTCTGGACCTTCAACATGGATACAATTGTGGTAAGTTTTTTACTAGGTGCGCTGATTATTTTTGTTGCAGCTCGTTTGGGTAAACAGCTTGAAAGCGGAACCCCAGGTGGCTTCCAAAACTTTGTGGAATCAATTTTAGATTTTGTCGCGACCAATGTTCGTGATGCCTTCCCAGGTCACAATCCTCTAATCGCTCCATTAGCATTGACCATTTTCTTATGGGTTTGGCTAATGAACTTTATGGATTTGATTCCAGTCGATCTACTCCCTTGGTTGTTCCAAATCATCACAGGTGATTCTCACGCCTATTTAAAAGTCGTTCCGACAACGGACTTGAATACGACTCTGGCGATGGCATTCACAGTGTTTGCATTGATCCTGTACTACAACATTAAAATTAAAGGTGTTTGGGGCTTCACTAAGATGTTCCTATTCCACCCATTCGGGAAGTTCTTCGTGCCATTCAACATCGTTATGACGTTGATCGAAGAAGTTTCTAAACCTCTATCTCTTGCTCTGCGTTTGTTCGGTAACATGTTCGCAGGGGAATTGGTATTCCTGCTGATCGCTTTGATCGGTGGAACTCTAGCAGTGGGTGCCGCTGCCCTATTCTGGGCGCCACTACAAGTTGTGCTTGATCTAGGCTGGTTGATCTTCCACTTGTTGGTCATCACGCTACAAGCATTCATCTTTATGGTGCTCACCATTGTTTATCTTGGAATGGCACACGACGAAGGTCACTAA
- a CDS encoding ATP synthase subunit I, giving the protein MIKNLDTAYKVQGIIGILVVVFYTTQGQALASGYGFFVGLVNIAMLQWTFARANKKAAEDPKAGMLILYTSAVIRFILLAVLFVLGLSYLDQSEAFPVIITFVLMQIGQLFNLKGKRRLTD; this is encoded by the coding sequence ATGATTAAAAATCTGGATACAGCCTATAAAGTTCAAGGCATTATTGGAATTTTAGTCGTCGTTTTTTATACGACGCAAGGCCAAGCTTTGGCATCCGGCTACGGTTTTTTTGTTGGTTTGGTAAATATTGCAATGTTGCAATGGACATTTGCCCGAGCAAACAAAAAAGCCGCAGAGGATCCAAAAGCGGGCATGCTGATTTTATATACGAGTGCAGTCATCAGATTTATTTTGTTGGCTGTGTTGTTTGTTTTAGGGCTGTCTTATCTCGATCAGAGTGAAGCGTTTCCAGTCATCATTACCTTTGTATTGATGCAAATTGGACAACTTTTCAACCTGAAAGGGAAAAGACGTTTGACTGACTAA
- a CDS encoding AtpZ/AtpI family protein, translating into MSTPEGSSNEKKPNGAPGPAANYLMLSAGSIFTSMIVAGFLVGYALDEVFDTRPIFMLACALLGFIGGIQKVIRVTQRLDHYEPEKKDD; encoded by the coding sequence ATGTCAACACCGGAAGGTTCATCAAACGAAAAGAAACCAAACGGTGCGCCAGGCCCAGCAGCAAATTATCTTATGCTAAGCGCCGGTTCCATTTTTACTTCGATGATCGTTGCTGGCTTTTTAGTCGGTTATGCACTGGATGAAGTTTTTGACACACGCCCGATCTTTATGTTGGCGTGTGCATTGTTGGGCTTTATTGGTGGTATCCAGAAAGTGATTCGTGTGACTCAACGTTTAGATCATTACGAACCAGAGAAGAAAGATGATTAA
- a CDS encoding ParB/RepB/Spo0J family partition protein, which translates to MVKKRSGMGGRGIQAMLGAKQKSQNSQNEQRVDKLSIRQLQPGEYQPRQTFDDGALQELADSIQAQGLVQPIIVREIDEDKYEIIAGERRWRASKLAGLEKVPVIIRTTDAQTTLAMSLIENIQREDLNPIETALGLKRLIKEFDLTQQAVAEAVGRSRSAVSNLLRLLKLPQSIQDALHNGQISMGHARCVISFPEDLQTDLISKAIENSWSVRQMEEAAQKVLQIEESAETSKPDELSEQQKEYINTQQKHLHSLIGSKVKISQKADGKGKIEIRFQDQNEFLKVLNYLQS; encoded by the coding sequence GTGGTAAAAAAACGTTCAGGAATGGGTGGTCGTGGTATTCAGGCCATGCTTGGCGCTAAGCAGAAAAGTCAAAACAGCCAAAATGAACAGCGTGTTGATAAGCTCTCGATTCGCCAACTACAACCCGGTGAATATCAACCTCGTCAAACCTTTGATGATGGCGCGCTTCAAGAGCTAGCGGACTCCATTCAAGCTCAAGGTCTCGTTCAGCCGATTATTGTGCGTGAAATTGATGAAGATAAGTATGAAATTATTGCTGGTGAACGTCGCTGGCGTGCGTCAAAATTGGCAGGACTAGAAAAAGTTCCCGTCATTATTCGTACCACAGATGCACAAACAACATTGGCCATGTCGTTGATTGAAAATATTCAACGTGAAGATTTAAATCCAATTGAAACCGCACTAGGTTTAAAACGTTTAATTAAAGAATTTGATTTAACCCAGCAAGCGGTTGCTGAAGCCGTGGGTCGCTCACGTTCTGCCGTTTCTAATCTATTGCGCCTTCTCAAACTTCCCCAATCTATCCAAGATGCACTTCACAACGGTCAAATTTCAATGGGGCATGCGCGATGCGTAATTAGCTTTCCAGAAGATCTGCAAACAGACCTGATTTCTAAAGCCATTGAAAATTCATGGTCTGTGCGTCAAATGGAAGAGGCTGCGCAAAAAGTCTTACAGATTGAAGAATCAGCTGAGACATCAAAGCCAGATGAATTGAGTGAACAGCAAAAAGAATATATTAATACCCAGCAAAAACATTTACACAGTTTGATCGGTTCAAAAGTGAAAATTTCTCAGAAGGCAGATGGGAAAGGAAAAATTGAGATCCGATTCCAAGATCAAAATGAATTTTTAAAAGTTTTAAATTACTTACAATCCTAA
- a CDS encoding ParA family protein has protein sequence MGRVIAVANQKGGVGKTTTAVNLAAALARLKKKVLLVDLDPQGNATVSVGVDKEQLPISVFELLIGEARFKECVLHVEASDLDLLPANADLTAAEVALLEEDMGPKRLRKSLKKVRTQYDVILIDCPPTLNMLTINALTASDGIVVPVQCEFFALEGLSALMDTIETVQEQLNGKLQIDGLLRTMHDRRNNLANDVSNQLVSHFGMQVLQTIVPRNVRLAEAPSYGEPILEYDIASNGAIAYLALANEIIRKTKV, from the coding sequence GTGGGCAGAGTCATTGCAGTTGCCAATCAAAAAGGGGGCGTTGGCAAAACAACTACCGCAGTCAATTTAGCCGCTGCCTTGGCGCGCTTAAAAAAGAAGGTTTTATTGGTGGATCTTGACCCACAAGGCAATGCGACCGTTTCGGTTGGCGTGGATAAAGAACAACTGCCTATTTCTGTTTTTGAGCTACTCATTGGTGAAGCACGTTTTAAAGAATGTGTGCTGCATGTTGAAGCATCGGATCTGGATTTGTTACCAGCGAATGCTGACTTGACCGCAGCCGAAGTAGCTTTGCTTGAAGAGGATATGGGGCCAAAGCGTCTACGTAAATCTCTAAAGAAAGTCAGAACGCAATATGACGTGATTTTGATTGATTGCCCTCCGACTTTGAACATGTTGACCATCAATGCTCTGACGGCATCAGACGGAATTGTTGTGCCGGTTCAGTGTGAGTTTTTTGCTTTGGAAGGTTTGTCGGCCTTAATGGATACGATTGAAACGGTTCAAGAGCAATTGAATGGCAAATTACAAATTGATGGTCTTCTTCGTACTATGCATGACCGCCGTAACAATTTAGCAAATGATGTCTCAAACCAGTTAGTCAGTCATTTTGGAATGCAAGTGTTGCAAACGATTGTACCGCGAAATGTGCGCCTTGCAGAAGCACCGAGTTACGGAGAGCCGATTTTGGAATATGACATCGCGTCTAATGGTGCGATTGCTTATTTGGCACTCGCCAATGAAATTATTCGGAAAACTAAAGTCTAA
- the rsmG gene encoding 16S rRNA (guanine(527)-N(7))-methyltransferase RsmG, which yields MSLENQLRDGLKQLGLELANEKVTKLLQYLELLQKWNKVYNLTAIRDPQEMLVKHLLDSLAVVPHIQPTRLIDVGTGGGLPGIPLAICYPDAQIDLLDSNSKKTRFLIQAKAELGLVNTQVIHGRVEEHHPEPLYDAVISRAFAALEDMLYWTNDLLPAGGVWWAMKAQKDFEPLDILPQNAKLDEQIELNVPGLNAERRLIKLIKTENTKG from the coding sequence ATGAGTTTAGAGAATCAGCTTAGAGATGGTTTAAAGCAATTAGGCTTGGAATTGGCGAATGAAAAAGTTACCAAGCTGTTGCAATATCTTGAACTTTTACAGAAGTGGAATAAGGTCTATAACCTCACAGCCATTCGAGATCCGCAAGAAATGCTCGTAAAGCACTTATTAGACTCTTTGGCGGTGGTGCCTCATATTCAACCGACACGGTTAATTGATGTTGGTACTGGGGGCGGATTGCCAGGAATTCCTTTAGCGATTTGTTACCCAGATGCGCAAATTGATTTGCTGGACAGTAATAGTAAGAAAACCCGTTTTTTGATTCAAGCCAAAGCCGAATTAGGGTTGGTGAATACCCAAGTGATTCATGGTCGCGTTGAAGAGCATCATCCTGAACCTCTTTATGATGCGGTGATTTCTAGAGCATTTGCGGCTTTAGAAGATATGCTTTATTGGACCAATGATTTGTTACCGGCCGGTGGGGTTTGGTGGGCGATGAAAGCACAAAAAGATTTTGAACCTTTGGATATTTTGCCGCAAAATGCAAAGCTGGATGAACAAATTGAATTAAACGTTCCAGGATTAAATGCTGAGCGACGTTTGATAAAACTAATAAAAACCGAAAACACAAAGGGTTAA